One window from the genome of Bradyrhizobium xenonodulans encodes:
- a CDS encoding TonB-dependent siderophore receptor codes for MKVRASADGLPVSSHHHRAGKSRACLLIGAAVLLAECPSTNAQAQSALPPVTVDAPVQRPKPARASESPQRRTQAAARQRSRNAAAPAAPTLSERAATAAAAQQAAKLGYRAMPSATTLRSGASPLDTSQSVNVVPEQVLKDQLPRNIDDALVNISGITQTNTLAGTQDAVIRRGFGDNRDGSIMRNGMPLVQGRSLNAAVESVEVLKGPASLLYGIMDPGGIVNTISKRPELYQHGSVTLLGSAFSASKTGADGTLDVTGPIGDGGLAYRFIGYGVSEDYWRNFGRHREMLVNPSLAWYGENATVQLTYEHREFITPFDRGTAFVNGAPLAIPATRRLDEPFNNMWGTSDLIQASVEQKLDDNWKVTAAYSYNTETFSANQLRITGVNAATGVETRSNDGTRNSLSNASYGTSYLQGDVWVGGFRNEILFGGEALYRTIDRHDLIRQATPSFNFYNPVYGLVVPGTTVSATDSEQTDKLGTRGFFAQDTFHLTNWLSVVGGVRWMEYEQLAGKARPNFITNTNLSGDKVLPLGGVIFKLNDQLSYYVSYTQSLKPTSTIAAFSGAPAGFVVDSTIAPEEGTQWETGLKFDVNKRLSGTLAVYDIQKKNVLVIDDLGGGDRAARTSGAARSRGVELDVTGRLTDQWSMIGSYGYTDARLINDPVVGNAKLLNAAMNTASLYLVYDFGDALPGRLRLGGGARYVGDRPGDTANTFFLPSYTVADIFATYDTKVDKLPVTYQFNVKNLFDKVYYTSTTGSALNVAIGDARRVSLSATVKF; via the coding sequence TTGAAAGTGCGTGCCTCCGCGGATGGCCTGCCTGTCAGCAGCCATCATCATCGCGCCGGCAAGAGCCGTGCGTGTCTTCTCATTGGCGCAGCGGTATTGCTCGCTGAATGCCCCTCGACGAATGCGCAGGCGCAATCGGCGCTGCCGCCGGTAACGGTGGATGCACCGGTGCAGCGGCCGAAGCCCGCGCGCGCATCTGAATCGCCCCAGCGCCGGACACAAGCTGCTGCACGCCAGCGCAGCCGGAATGCCGCCGCGCCGGCAGCGCCGACACTATCGGAACGAGCCGCAACTGCGGCTGCCGCGCAGCAGGCCGCAAAACTCGGCTACCGCGCGATGCCGAGCGCGACCACGCTGCGCAGCGGCGCCTCGCCTCTCGATACCTCGCAATCCGTCAACGTCGTGCCCGAGCAGGTGCTGAAGGACCAGCTCCCGCGCAACATCGACGATGCCTTGGTCAACATCAGCGGCATCACCCAGACCAACACGCTCGCCGGCACCCAGGACGCCGTGATCCGCCGCGGCTTCGGCGACAATCGCGACGGCTCGATCATGCGCAACGGCATGCCGCTGGTGCAAGGCCGCAGCCTCAACGCCGCCGTCGAAAGCGTCGAGGTGCTGAAGGGGCCGGCCTCGCTGCTCTACGGCATCATGGATCCCGGCGGCATCGTCAACACCATCAGCAAGCGCCCGGAGCTCTATCAGCACGGTTCGGTCACGCTCCTCGGCTCGGCCTTCAGTGCGTCCAAGACCGGCGCCGACGGCACGCTCGACGTCACCGGCCCGATCGGTGACGGCGGTCTCGCCTATCGTTTCATCGGTTACGGCGTCAGCGAGGATTACTGGCGCAATTTCGGCCGCCATCGGGAAATGCTGGTGAACCCGTCGCTTGCCTGGTACGGCGAAAACGCGACGGTTCAGCTCACCTACGAGCACCGCGAGTTCATCACTCCGTTCGATCGCGGCACGGCTTTCGTCAACGGCGCGCCGCTTGCGATCCCGGCGACGCGCCGGCTCGACGAGCCCTTCAACAACATGTGGGGGACCTCCGATCTGATCCAGGCCTCGGTCGAGCAGAAGCTCGACGACAACTGGAAGGTCACGGCGGCCTACAGCTACAACACCGAGACCTTCAGCGCCAATCAGCTTCGCATCACCGGCGTCAACGCCGCGACCGGCGTCGAGACCCGCAGCAATGACGGCACGCGCAACTCGCTGAGCAATGCCAGCTACGGCACTTCCTATCTGCAGGGCGACGTCTGGGTAGGTGGCTTCCGCAACGAGATCCTGTTCGGCGGCGAGGCGCTGTACCGCACGATCGACCGCCACGATCTGATCCGCCAGGCGACTCCGAGCTTCAATTTCTATAACCCGGTCTACGGGCTGGTCGTGCCGGGCACGACCGTTTCGGCAACCGACAGCGAGCAGACCGACAAGCTCGGCACCCGCGGCTTCTTCGCCCAGGACACGTTCCATCTGACCAATTGGCTCTCCGTGGTCGGTGGCGTGCGCTGGATGGAATACGAACAGCTCGCCGGGAAGGCTCGGCCGAACTTCATCACGAACACCAATCTTTCGGGCGACAAGGTGCTGCCGCTCGGTGGCGTCATCTTCAAGCTGAACGACCAGCTTTCCTATTACGTGAGCTATACGCAGTCGCTGAAGCCGACCTCGACCATCGCCGCATTCTCCGGTGCTCCTGCCGGCTTCGTCGTCGACTCCACCATTGCGCCCGAAGAGGGAACGCAGTGGGAGACTGGCTTGAAGTTCGACGTCAACAAACGTTTATCGGGCACTTTGGCGGTCTACGACATCCAGAAGAAGAACGTGCTGGTGATAGATGACCTCGGCGGCGGCGATCGGGCGGCGCGTACCTCAGGCGCTGCCCGGTCGCGTGGCGTCGAGCTGGATGTCACCGGCAGGCTGACCGATCAATGGAGCATGATCGGCAGCTACGGCTATACCGACGCGCGCCTGATCAATGATCCCGTCGTCGGCAACGCCAAGCTACTGAACGCCGCGATGAACACGGCCTCACTCTACCTCGTCTACGATTTCGGCGACGCGCTTCCCGGACGCCTGCGCCTTGGCGGCGGCGCGCGCTATGTCGGCGACCGGCCGGGCGATACCGCCAATACGTTCTTCCTGCCGTCCTACACGGTCGCGGACATCTTTGCGACTTACGACACGAAGGTCGACAAGCTGCCGGTAACCTATCAGTTCAATGTCAAGAATCTGTTCGACAAGGTCTATTACACCTCCACCACCGGCAGCGCTCTGAACGTCGCCATCGGCGATGCGCGCCGCGTATCGCTGTCGGCCACGGTGAAGTTCTAG
- a CDS encoding dihydrodipicolinate synthase family protein: MTEAIHGFWVASVTPLATDGSVDSARLAVHARQLFGKGVDGVVLFGTTGEGTSFNVTERIATVEAMLEAGIAAERIGIGGGFPAITDSIALTRAMLGLGLRHVLYLPPYFDRNVSPEGIEDAFAAIIDGVADDRLRASLYHIPQVSGVAIPTAVAANLRKRYGKVVAGLKDSSGDFKQFQAFRAAAPELAITVGNEADITRAIAAGGAGTICGMANVVPELVKGMVEGKDVEARMQAAIDIVLNTPSFLATLKAVLAAQTGDTAWLRVRPPFRALSDGAALKRQLDALMTPAIA, from the coding sequence ATGACGGAAGCAATTCACGGATTCTGGGTGGCATCGGTGACGCCGCTGGCGACGGACGGCAGCGTGGATTCCGCAAGGCTCGCCGTCCATGCCAGGCAGCTCTTCGGCAAGGGCGTCGACGGCGTGGTGCTGTTCGGCACCACCGGTGAGGGCACCTCGTTCAATGTCACCGAACGCATCGCGACCGTCGAGGCCATGCTCGAGGCCGGCATTGCTGCGGAACGCATCGGGATCGGCGGTGGCTTTCCCGCGATCACTGACAGCATCGCGCTGACGCGCGCGATGCTCGGCCTCGGCCTGCGTCACGTGCTGTATCTGCCGCCTTACTTCGATCGCAACGTCTCGCCCGAGGGCATCGAGGATGCGTTCGCCGCCATCATCGATGGCGTTGCCGACGATCGCTTGCGCGCCTCGCTCTATCACATCCCGCAGGTTTCCGGCGTGGCGATCCCGACGGCGGTTGCTGCGAATCTGCGCAAGCGCTACGGCAAGGTGGTCGCGGGCCTGAAAGACTCCAGCGGCGACTTCAAGCAGTTCCAGGCGTTCCGTGCCGCCGCGCCTGAGCTCGCCATCACCGTCGGCAACGAAGCCGACATCACCCGTGCGATTGCTGCCGGCGGCGCCGGCACCATCTGTGGAATGGCCAACGTCGTGCCCGAGCTGGTCAAGGGCATGGTCGAAGGCAAGGATGTCGAGGCGCGCATGCAGGCCGCGATCGACATCGTGCTGAACACGCCCTCGTTCCTCGCGACCCTGAAGGCCGTCCTGGCGGCGCAGACCGGAGATACCGCGTGGCTGCGCGTGCGCCCGCCGTTCCGCGCCCTGTCGGACGGTGCCGCGCTCAAGCGGCAACTCGACGCGTTGATGACGCCCGCCATTGCGTGA
- a CDS encoding FAD-binding oxidoreductase translates to MNMVTPVKRPDQLLGELRDKLGAAAVLIGTDVPARNCNDWSASLPQTPLAVIRPVDAQGVADAIATCRQARLPYVPQGGLTGLCRGASPEAGWVAISLERMTGIEEIDRASATMTVKAGTPLEAIQKAADEAGFFFPLDLGSRGSCAIGGNLSTNAGGNRVIRYGMTRELVLGLEVVLPDGTIITSLNKLMKNNAGYDLKHLFIGSEGTLGIITRVVLKLFPKPRSTMAALCALKDYAAVIDLLGAARSGLGPLLSAFEVMWPDYWDVITTRAGVKPPVAAGHGLYVLVEAQGTDESLDAPRFQSWLEELMERGLLADAAVAQSLAQTQSFWRVRDICAEFGQVLGPHISYDIGLAVARMDEFATRCKAALASGIKGCESVYYGHIGDGNLHLVSWVTGLTVEQQPKEEMDAIIYGLVRELGGSVSAEHGIGTLKKKWLGHARSEAEIALMRTLKAALDPDHLLNPGKVI, encoded by the coding sequence ATGAACATGGTGACCCCCGTGAAGCGTCCGGACCAATTGCTCGGCGAGTTGCGCGACAAGCTTGGCGCGGCCGCCGTGCTGATCGGCACCGACGTGCCCGCGCGCAATTGCAACGACTGGAGCGCGAGCCTGCCGCAGACGCCGCTGGCGGTGATCCGCCCGGTCGATGCGCAAGGCGTGGCCGATGCGATTGCGACCTGCCGACAGGCGCGCCTGCCATACGTGCCGCAGGGCGGATTGACAGGGCTGTGCCGCGGCGCCTCGCCTGAAGCGGGCTGGGTCGCGATTTCGCTGGAGCGCATGACCGGCATCGAGGAGATCGATCGCGCCTCCGCAACGATGACGGTGAAAGCCGGCACGCCGCTGGAGGCGATCCAGAAGGCTGCGGACGAGGCCGGCTTCTTCTTTCCGCTCGACCTCGGTTCGCGCGGCTCCTGCGCCATCGGCGGCAATCTCTCGACCAATGCCGGCGGCAACCGCGTGATCCGCTACGGCATGACGCGCGAGCTGGTGCTCGGCCTGGAAGTGGTGCTGCCCGACGGCACCATCATCACCAGCCTCAACAAGCTGATGAAGAACAACGCGGGCTATGACCTCAAGCATCTCTTCATCGGCTCCGAAGGCACGCTCGGTATCATCACCCGCGTCGTGCTGAAGCTGTTTCCGAAGCCGCGCTCGACCATGGCCGCGCTGTGCGCGCTGAAGGATTATGCCGCGGTGATCGACCTGCTCGGTGCCGCACGCAGCGGGCTCGGCCCGCTGCTGTCGGCCTTCGAGGTGATGTGGCCGGATTATTGGGACGTGATCACGACACGCGCCGGCGTGAAGCCGCCGGTCGCCGCCGGCCACGGTCTCTATGTGCTGGTCGAAGCGCAGGGCACCGACGAAAGTCTGGATGCGCCGCGCTTCCAAAGCTGGCTCGAGGAGCTGATGGAGCGCGGGCTGCTGGCCGACGCCGCGGTGGCGCAATCGCTGGCGCAGACGCAGAGCTTCTGGCGCGTGCGCGACATCTGCGCCGAATTCGGCCAGGTGCTGGGGCCGCATATCTCCTACGACATCGGCCTTGCCGTGGCGCGCATGGACGAGTTCGCGACGCGCTGCAAGGCGGCCTTGGCCTCCGGCATCAAGGGCTGCGAGAGCGTCTATTACGGCCACATCGGCGACGGCAATCTGCATCTCGTGTCCTGGGTCACGGGCCTCACCGTCGAGCAGCAGCCGAAGGAAGAGATGGACGCGATCATCTACGGCCTCGTGCGCGAGCTGGGCGGCAGCGTCTCGGCCGAGCACGGCATCGGCACGTTGAAGAAGAAGTGGCTGGGCCACGCCCGCAGCGAGGCCGAGATCGCGCTGATGCGGACGCTGAAGGCCGCGCTCGATCCCGATCATCTGCTCAATCCCGGCAAGGTGATCTGA
- a CDS encoding GntR family transcriptional regulator: protein MRSLKLDTPKSLSQRVMQRLRQAIIDGEFALGAAISEEMVANSFGVSRTPVREAMGQLQAQGLVVIRPQVGSFVFTPSAEDITALCTFRIALEPKAAELAYRHDRDGTVATMSEAIAAMEPAVAAKDNIAYGRADAAFHEGLFAHCGNRYLVEAYQLVSGRVAALRTNLTSPIDVRTRSSFDEHRRLLDLFARGEFAAFEALMTTHITNSSVVYAKALKMN, encoded by the coding sequence ATGCGGTCGCTCAAGCTCGATACGCCGAAATCGCTGTCGCAGCGCGTGATGCAGCGATTGCGGCAGGCGATCATCGACGGCGAGTTTGCGCTCGGCGCCGCCATCTCCGAGGAGATGGTGGCGAACTCCTTCGGCGTCAGCCGCACGCCGGTGCGCGAGGCGATGGGCCAGTTGCAGGCGCAGGGCCTCGTCGTGATCCGGCCGCAAGTCGGCAGCTTTGTGTTCACGCCTAGCGCGGAGGACATCACCGCGCTCTGCACTTTCCGGATCGCGCTGGAGCCGAAGGCCGCCGAGCTCGCCTATCGCCACGACCGCGACGGCACGGTCGCAACCATGAGTGAGGCAATCGCGGCGATGGAGCCGGCGGTCGCGGCGAAAGACAACATCGCCTATGGCCGCGCCGATGCCGCCTTTCACGAGGGCCTGTTCGCGCATTGCGGCAACCGCTACCTGGTCGAAGCCTATCAGCTCGTCTCCGGCCGCGTCGCCGCGCTGCGCACCAATCTGACCTCGCCGATCGACGTGCGCACCCGCTCGTCTTTCGACGAGCATCGCAGGCTGCTCGATCTGTTTGCTCGCGGCGAGTTCGCGGCGTTCGAAGCGTTGATGACCACGCACATCACGAATTCGAGCGTGGTTTATGCCAAGGCACTGAAGATGAATTGA
- a CDS encoding 3-keto-5-aminohexanoate cleavage protein yields MHKVWIEAALNGPWSRALQPGIPDTIETIIAEGIACAKAGAAIIHTHAYDGSGPQSFDWQVYARIIEGIRARVDVPVYPSIPGLDARGNIADPKTRFVHIEALAERGLLEFAVIDPGSVNFTLTATTAEAKPAETYLNPETHIRHGLGVAKRHGIHPAFAIYEPGFIRAGAALARASGVKTPIYRFMFSQQFAFCFPPKPYGLAALVTLAQEEAAGAPWMVSGLGVDITPLVGETVARGGHIRVGLEDALLGSTATNLRLVEDAVKMVRAHGGEPATVAEVRQALANG; encoded by the coding sequence ATGCACAAGGTCTGGATCGAGGCGGCGTTGAACGGACCCTGGAGCCGCGCGCTTCAGCCCGGCATTCCCGACACGATCGAAACGATCATCGCCGAGGGCATCGCCTGCGCGAAGGCCGGCGCGGCCATCATTCACACCCATGCCTATGACGGCAGCGGGCCGCAGAGCTTCGACTGGCAGGTCTATGCGCGCATCATCGAAGGCATTCGTGCCAGGGTCGACGTTCCCGTCTATCCGTCCATCCCCGGCCTCGACGCACGCGGCAATATTGCGGACCCCAAGACGCGCTTCGTCCATATCGAGGCGCTGGCCGAACGCGGCCTGCTCGAATTCGCGGTGATCGATCCCGGCAGCGTCAACTTCACGCTGACAGCGACCACGGCAGAGGCAAAACCGGCGGAGACCTATCTCAATCCGGAGACCCACATCCGGCACGGGCTTGGCGTTGCCAAGCGGCACGGCATCCATCCTGCCTTCGCCATCTACGAGCCCGGCTTCATCCGCGCCGGCGCGGCGCTGGCGCGCGCGAGCGGCGTGAAGACGCCGATCTATCGCTTCATGTTCTCGCAGCAATTCGCGTTCTGCTTTCCGCCAAAGCCTTACGGCCTCGCCGCGCTGGTCACGCTGGCGCAGGAGGAGGCGGCCGGCGCACCCTGGATGGTCTCCGGCCTCGGCGTCGACATCACGCCGCTGGTCGGCGAGACCGTGGCGCGCGGCGGCCATATCCGCGTCGGGCTCGAGGATGCGCTACTGGGCTCAACGGCAACCAATCTCCGCCTTGTCGAGGATGCCGTGAAGATGGTGCGCGCGCACGGCGGCGAGCCGGCGACGGTCGCCGAGGTCCGGCAGGCGCTCGCGAACGGTTAA
- a CDS encoding YgiQ family radical SAM protein — translation MDTQIIAAEKPLMAQARPRKPAPFLPMSRAEMDALGWDACDIVLVTGDAYVDHPSFGMAIIGRLLEAQGFRVGIISQPDWHSAEPFKALGKPKVFFGVTGGNMDSMVNRYTADRRIRSDDAYTAGGEGGKRPDRCTVVYAQRCREAYKDVAVVLGGIEASLRRIAHYDYWSDKVRRSVLADAKADLLLYGNAERAVVEVAQRLAAGEAPRALDDIRGVALFRKVPADYAELHADDLDSADEGATRQKGATVIRLPALEQVEQDKEAYARASRVLHRESNPGNARPLVQRHGDRDLWLNPPPIPLTSEEMDAVYDLPYARAPHPSYGEAKIPAWDMIKFSVTIMRGCFGGCTFCSITEHEGRIIQNRSEGSILREIEKIRDKTPGFTGVISDIGGPTANMYRMACKDPKVEAACRRPSCVFPEICPNLNTSHDDLIRLYRKVRETKGIKKVMVASGVRYDLAVESPEYIKELVTHHVGGYLKIAPEHTERGPLDKMMKPGIGAYNQFKRMFDAAAEQAGKKYYLIPYFIAAHPGTTDEDMMNLALWLKKNRYRADQVQTFLPSPMATATAMYHTGVNPLRGVRRGGSDKVEAIKGLRQRRLHKAFLRYHDPDNWPVLREALIEMGRRDLIGSRPDQLVPAHQPPGTGKAAGTKRPLRPGGKTQRFTTKGLRVMK, via the coding sequence ATGGACACCCAGATCATCGCCGCCGAAAAGCCCCTGATGGCACAGGCGCGCCCGCGCAAGCCGGCGCCGTTCCTCCCGATGAGCCGCGCCGAGATGGATGCGCTCGGCTGGGACGCGTGCGACATCGTGCTGGTGACCGGGGACGCCTATGTCGACCATCCCAGTTTCGGCATGGCGATCATCGGCCGGCTGCTCGAAGCGCAGGGCTTTCGGGTCGGCATCATCTCGCAGCCGGACTGGCACTCGGCCGAGCCGTTCAAGGCGCTCGGCAAGCCAAAGGTGTTCTTCGGCGTCACCGGCGGCAACATGGATTCGATGGTGAACCGCTACACCGCGGACCGGCGCATCCGTAGCGACGATGCCTACACGGCCGGCGGCGAAGGCGGCAAGCGGCCGGACCGCTGCACCGTCGTCTACGCCCAGCGCTGCCGCGAGGCGTACAAGGACGTAGCCGTAGTGCTCGGCGGCATCGAGGCCTCGCTGCGCCGCATCGCGCATTACGACTACTGGTCCGACAAGGTGCGCCGCTCGGTGCTGGCCGACGCAAAGGCGGATCTCCTGCTCTACGGCAATGCCGAGCGCGCCGTGGTCGAGGTGGCGCAGCGGCTCGCCGCCGGCGAAGCGCCGCGCGCGCTCGACGACATCAGGGGCGTCGCACTGTTCCGCAAGGTCCCTGCGGACTATGCCGAGCTGCACGCCGACGATCTCGACTCCGCCGACGAAGGCGCAACGCGCCAGAAGGGCGCGACCGTGATCCGGCTGCCGGCGCTGGAGCAGGTCGAGCAGGACAAGGAAGCGTATGCGCGCGCGTCGCGCGTGCTGCATCGTGAGAGCAATCCCGGCAACGCGCGGCCGCTGGTGCAGCGTCACGGCGATCGCGACCTCTGGCTCAACCCGCCGCCGATCCCGCTGACCAGCGAGGAGATGGACGCGGTCTACGACCTGCCTTACGCCCGCGCGCCGCATCCGTCCTACGGCGAGGCAAAAATCCCCGCCTGGGACATGATCAAGTTCTCCGTGACGATCATGCGCGGCTGTTTCGGCGGCTGCACCTTCTGCTCGATCACCGAGCATGAAGGCCGCATCATCCAGAACCGCTCCGAAGGTTCGATCCTGCGCGAGATCGAAAAAATCCGCGACAAGACGCCGGGCTTCACCGGCGTGATCTCCGACATCGGCGGCCCCACCGCCAACATGTACCGGATGGCGTGCAAGGATCCGAAGGTCGAGGCGGCGTGCCGGCGGCCGTCCTGCGTTTTCCCGGAGATCTGCCCGAACCTCAACACTTCGCATGACGATCTGATCCGGCTCTATCGCAAGGTGCGCGAGACCAAGGGCATCAAGAAGGTGATGGTCGCCTCCGGCGTGCGCTACGACCTCGCGGTCGAGAGCCCCGAATACATCAAGGAGCTCGTCACCCACCACGTCGGCGGCTATCTGAAGATTGCGCCCGAGCATACCGAGCGCGGCCCGCTCGACAAGATGATGAAGCCGGGCATCGGCGCCTACAACCAGTTCAAGCGGATGTTCGATGCCGCGGCCGAGCAGGCCGGCAAGAAATATTACCTGATCCCCTATTTCATCGCGGCGCATCCGGGCACGACCGACGAGGACATGATGAACCTCGCGCTCTGGCTCAAGAAGAACCGCTATCGCGCGGATCAAGTGCAAACCTTCCTGCCCTCGCCGATGGCGACCGCGACGGCGATGTACCACACCGGCGTCAACCCGCTGCGTGGCGTGCGGCGCGGCGGCAGCGACAAGGTCGAAGCGATCAAGGGCCTGCGCCAGCGCCGCCTGCACAAGGCCTTCCTGCGCTACCACGATCCCGACAATTGGCCGGTGCTGCGCGAGGCCTTGATCGAGATGGGCCGCCGCGATCTGATTGGCTCGCGTCCCGACCAGCTCGTGCCTGCGCATCAGCCGCCCGGCACCGGCAAGGCCGCCGGCACCAAGCGTCCCCTGCGCCCCGGCGGCAAGACGCAGCGGTTCACGACCAAGGGTCTGCGGGTGATGAAGTAG
- a CDS encoding DUF718 domain-containing protein, which yields MQVYNVVRFRVKPGEEAAFLDAHRDGKAKWPGLKQGVIIKTGEQTFCLIGLWSSQDALVAARSAMIKTLDSFRSVLEDQGNGRGVTDAVSGEVVLDL from the coding sequence ATGCAGGTTTATAACGTCGTCAGGTTCAGGGTGAAGCCGGGTGAGGAAGCCGCCTTCCTCGACGCGCATCGGGACGGCAAGGCCAAATGGCCGGGCCTGAAGCAGGGCGTCATCATCAAGACCGGCGAGCAGACCTTCTGCCTGATCGGCCTATGGTCCAGTCAGGACGCGCTGGTCGCGGCGCGTTCGGCGATGATCAAGACGCTCGACAGTTTCAGGTCCGTGCTCGAGGACCAGGGCAACGGACGCGGCGTGACCGATGCCGTGTCAGGCGAGGTGGTGCTCGATCTCTAG
- a CDS encoding Rrf2 family transcriptional regulator has translation MKRDSRLSGVLHVLLHMAQQPGPFTSETLAKAMDTNPVVIRRIMAGLRDLGYVRSEKGHGGGWTLACDLSKVTLRDVYAALGSPSLLAMGNRTEAPGCLVEQAVNAALDQAFHDAEALLLSRLGEVTLAMLSDDLRKRLGSRKHQGMNAHRA, from the coding sequence ATGAAACGCGACAGCCGATTGTCCGGCGTGCTCCACGTCCTGCTGCACATGGCGCAGCAGCCGGGCCCCTTCACGTCCGAGACGCTGGCGAAAGCCATGGACACCAACCCGGTGGTGATCCGCCGCATCATGGCGGGCCTGCGCGACCTCGGGTACGTCCGCTCGGAAAAAGGGCATGGCGGCGGCTGGACGCTTGCCTGCGACCTCTCGAAGGTGACGCTGCGCGACGTCTACGCCGCGCTCGGCAGTCCCTCGTTGCTCGCCATGGGCAACCGCACGGAGGCGCCCGGCTGCCTCGTCGAGCAGGCCGTCAATGCCGCGCTCGATCAGGCCTTTCACGATGCGGAGGCGCTGCTGCTGTCGCGCCTCGGCGAGGTGACGCTGGCGATGCTCAGCGACGACCTTCGCAAGCGGCTCGGCTCCCGCAAGCATCAGGGCATGAACGCGCATCGCGCGTGA
- a CDS encoding class I SAM-dependent methyltransferase — protein sequence MTDVQAMFSDPQAVARYTEGPPRFVPGYNAMLSMAAILLAERVPEAGKVLVLGAGGGLELKAFAQAHPTWSFDGVDPSAAMLALAGQTLGPLAPRARLHHGYVDDAPRGPFDGASCLLTLHFVDVAERRRIASEIRRRLKPRAPFVVAHLSAPNGEDERPLWLSRYSAFLAASGVEPDKAAAARNAVTNHLEILAPAQDEAILREAGFLDPTLFYTGFAFRGWVAYA from the coding sequence ATGACCGACGTTCAAGCCATGTTCTCCGATCCGCAAGCCGTGGCGCGATACACCGAAGGCCCGCCGCGCTTCGTTCCCGGCTACAATGCCATGCTGTCCATGGCAGCGATCCTGCTGGCCGAACGCGTTCCGGAAGCTGGGAAGGTGCTCGTGCTCGGTGCCGGCGGTGGCCTGGAGCTGAAGGCCTTTGCGCAGGCGCATCCCACCTGGAGTTTTGACGGCGTTGATCCCTCCGCGGCGATGCTGGCGCTCGCCGGGCAAACGCTGGGACCGCTCGCGCCGCGCGCGCGGCTTCATCACGGCTATGTCGACGACGCTCCGCGAGGACCGTTCGACGGTGCCAGCTGCCTCTTGACGCTGCACTTCGTCGACGTCGCGGAACGGCGCCGCATCGCCTCGGAGATCCGCCGCCGCCTCAAGCCGCGTGCGCCGTTCGTGGTCGCGCATTTGAGCGCGCCGAACGGCGAAGACGAGCGCCCACTGTGGCTATCGCGGTACTCCGCATTCCTGGCTGCCTCCGGCGTCGAGCCCGACAAGGCTGCGGCGGCGCGGAACGCCGTCACCAACCATCTGGAAATCCTCGCGCCCGCGCAGGATGAGGCGATCTTGCGCGAGGCCGGCTTTTTGGATCCCACCCTGTTCTATACCGGGTTCGCCTTCCGCGGCTGGGTCGCCTACGCGTGA
- a CDS encoding transglutaminase-like cysteine peptidase codes for MEPQSAIRHVRFETPTLPPMAYTMFCLRYEDECRVQPQFRGGLVRLTGERWALLRQINQIVNRSIIPDTTEAGSGVEAWLINPGRGDCNDYAVTKRHELLNRGWPSGALLLSEVVTDWGKHHLILVVRTRSGDLVLDNLTPVIKPWARVPYRWVRIQSPNHARLWTTIADRGECASEFCHRQILPASALGHKRRSSRS; via the coding sequence ATGGAACCTCAATCGGCAATTCGGCACGTCCGGTTCGAGACGCCGACGCTGCCGCCGATGGCCTACACGATGTTTTGCCTGCGCTACGAGGATGAGTGTCGCGTACAGCCACAATTTCGCGGAGGGCTGGTTCGCCTAACCGGAGAACGCTGGGCTCTTCTCAGACAGATCAATCAGATCGTCAACCGCAGCATCATTCCTGACACCACCGAAGCAGGCTCGGGCGTCGAAGCCTGGTTGATCAATCCGGGTCGTGGCGATTGCAATGATTACGCAGTGACTAAGCGCCACGAACTGCTCAATCGCGGCTGGCCTTCAGGTGCACTGCTGCTGAGTGAGGTCGTGACGGACTGGGGAAAGCATCACCTCATTCTCGTCGTGCGTACCAGAAGCGGCGATCTGGTTCTCGACAATCTGACGCCAGTGATCAAGCCGTGGGCGCGTGTGCCCTACCGCTGGGTTCGAATTCAGTCGCCGAACCATGCTCGCCTGTGGACCACTATCGCCGACCGTGGGGAGTGCGCATCCGAGTTCTGCCACCGGCAAATCTTGCCTGCGTCAGCCTTGGGTCACAAGCGGCGCTCGAGCAGGTCCTAG